Below is a window of Pseudodesulfovibrio sp. S3 DNA.
TGATCGGGGGAGGACTGGTCATGGGCTACATGATCAGGCTCTACTTCAAGTCACGGCAGGGGAGGGTCTAGGTCATGGAATATCCCATCTGGCAACTCACCACCCTGGGCGGCGGCTTCTGGATCGCCCTCATTGCCACCGTGCATGTCTATGTGGCTCATTTCGCCGTGGGCGGCGGTCTGTTTCTGGTCCTGACCGAGCAGGCGGCCTACCGGACCAACAACATCCATCTGCTTGAATACGCCAGGAAACACACCCGGTTCTTCCTGCTCCTGACCATGGCCTTCGGCGCGGTGTCCGGCGTGGCCATTTGGCTGACCATAGCCCTGCTCGCGCCCCAGGCGACCGTGACCCTGATCCACCAGTTCGTGTTCGGCTGGGCCGCTGAGTGGGTCTGTTTCCTGGGCGAGATCGTGGCCTTGATCATCTATTACTATACCTGGGATACCATGAACCGGCGCGACCACGTCATCGTGGGCTGGCTCTATTTCGGATTCGGCTGGCTTTCCCTGTTTCTCATCAACGGCATCATCGGCTTCATGCTCACCCCCGGGGATTGGCTGACCACCAAGGACTTCTGGGACGGTTTTTTCAACCCGTCCTTCTGGCCGTCCCTGGTTTTCCGTTCCTTCTTTTCCGCTGCCTGTGCCGGACTGTTCGGGTTCGTCACGGCCACGCGCATCAAGGATGCGGATACCCGCATGTTGACCGTCCGGGCCTGTTCGGCCTGGACCGTGCTCGGTGTCCTGGCGGTGATCGCCTCGGGATGGTGGTACGTGGCTGCCATGCCTCCAGGCCAGTACGAGATGATCGCATTCAAGTCCAACCGTGTGGCCGGGTTCATGCAGTACTTCTGGGTCTTCAGCCTCGCCACCGTGATCGGCGGCCTGTTGCTGGCCATCAAGGCCCCGCGGCGCATCTCCTTTCCCCTGGCCCTGGTGGTCCTGCTGGCCGGACAGGGTCTTTTCGGCTCCTTCGAGTTCATACGCGAGGCCGGGCGCAAGCCGTACCTCATCTGGGATACGATCTATTCCTCCTCCATTCTCAAGGCGCATGTGCCGGTCATCAACCAGAAGGGCGTCATTGCCTCGGCCAAGTGGGCGCCGCCCGAACTGGCCCGGGGCGTCACCGAGGAAAACCGGGTCCTGGCCGGTGAGTTCCTGTTCCAGCTGGAGTGCGCCTCCTGCCATTCCATCCATGGTCCCATGAACGAAATCACCAAACGCACGGCCCAGTACGATACCGGCGGCATGGACGCCTTTTTGACCGGCATGGGCAAGCTCAACAAATACATGCCGCCCTTTGTCGGCACCGATGCGGAGCGCATGATCCTGGCCCAATATATTGCCGTTACCCTGAATGGAAATGCACCCGTCAGTCAGGCCGAGGCCCCGGAGATGTCCGATTCGGCACCTGCGCCCTTTGACACGGACACGTCCAAATACACCTTGGTGGCCTGGTGCGCCCAGGGCATGAGTTTCTTCTCGCAAAATGACAAATGGACGCTGCTGCCCTCGAACAACACCATCCGCGCCCAGCTCGTCCTGCGCGATCCCCTGCCCGAAAAAATCCTTGAAGGGGTGGAAATAGCCTACTCCATCGAGCCGGATCAGGACGATCCGAGTCTGACCGGCACCCTTGCCTTGAACGAGGATGGCGGACGGTATGAGGCGAAGGTGTCCATCCCCCCCTATGCCGGAGGCGAATTCAATCCGCTTCCCATCGTCACCCTCACGGCGCGGGACAACGACGGCAACGTGCTGACCACCGCCAAACTTGTCGTGTCCTCTTCAGACCAGATGGGTTGCCGCAATTGTCATAGCGGCGAATGGAACCAGTCCGGGTCCGGGGTCACTTCCGCCACCGTCGAGAATATCCTGGCCGCGCATGATCGCATGAATTCCACCCGGCTCGCCCAAAGCACGGATGTGGTGGAGTGCATCACCTGTCACGACGATCCTATCCAGGGTGTCGAAGGAAACAACGACAAGCCCAACCTGTCTGCCGCCATCCACGGCGTTCACGCCATCTACATGGCCGGGCGTGAGGCTGAAGGCTCCTGTCTCAAGTGTCACCCCGAGTCCAGTCTGCGCGGTCAACATGAAGCGATCGGTTTCACCTGTACCGACTGCCACGGCATGATCGAAGACCTGGCCATTTCCCTGCTCAAGTCCGAACAGGAACAGGGCGTGCCCGGTGCGGGCCGCATCATGGCCCGTTTGACCCCGCGTACGGCCACCAACAAGGAGTCCATCAACCCGCGGCAGCCCTGGCTCAATGAACCGGACTGCCTGACCTGCCATGTGGACTTCGGCCCTCCCGAGACGGATTCCGCCTTCAACACCTGGACCGAGGGAGCGGATCAGCTGTTCGCGGCTCGAAGGGACGACATGGACGCCATGCATTGCGGTGCCTGTCACGGTTCGCCGCACGCCATCTATCCGGCCACGACCCGCGACAACATCATGCCCCTGCAATACATGGATGAGGCGCAAACCCTGGGAGCCAACGGCAACTGCACCGTCTGCCACGTCGACCCCATGGACACCCCTGTGCACCATCCGGGCATGGGATTGGAATAGGGGGGGCGGCTTCCGAGAGCAGGCCATCTGCACATTTTTCGGGTTTGCTGAATCCTCGACGTAGCGTTGCTGCGCCCGCGGTTCAGCTGCACCCGAGAAAATGCACAGCTGGCCTGCTTTCGAAAGCCTTTAGATGCCAGGGGACAGAAGACGCAGCCTAATTGGCGGGGGGTAATGAATCCTCCGCTTTTTGAGACGGAGAAAATGGCGCACCATGATCAAACATGATGCGCCGTTTTCTTTGTTTCAAATTGTGGATGTTTTTATCAAGGCCGCCTACAGCGGCTTTCATCCCTGTTGCCGGAAGGTTCTATTGGCTGAGGATGGGCGTGATCCGTTCCAGCGCCCAATCAATATCCTCTTTGGTGATGACCAGGGGCGGGGCGAAACGGATGATGGTTTCGTGGGTCTCCTTGCAGAGCAGGCCCGCTTCTTTGAGCTTTTCGCAATACTGGCGCGCGCCGCCTGCGTCCTTGTGGAATTCGAGGCCGATGAGCAGACCGCGCCCGCGCACTTCCTTGATCTTGGGGTTGTCGATCCTTTTCAGGCCGTCCATGAAGTAGGCGCCCATGTCTCTGGCGTTGTCGATGAGGTTGTCGTCCTTGAGCACCTTGAGGGCGGCGCGGGCCACGGCGCAGGCGAGCGGGTTGCCGCCGAAGGTGGAGCCGTGTTCGCCGGGTTTGAGCACGCCGAGCACCTCGGTGTTGGAGAGTACGGCGGAGACCGGGTAGAAGCCGCCGGACAGGGCCTTGCCGATGAGGGTCAGGTCCGCTTCCACGCCCTCGTGCTCCTCGGCCAGCATCTTGCCGGTCCGGCCCAGGCCGGTTTGGATCTCGTCGAAGATGAGCACGATGCCCGCCTGGTCGCAGATGCGGCGCACATCCTTGAGGTATCCCCGGGGCGGGATGATGACGCCCGCCTCGCCCTGGATCGGTTCCACCAGGAAGGCCACGGTGTTTTCGTTGATGGCGTTTTCCAGGGCTTTTGCGTCGCCGAAGTCCACGACCTTGAAGCCCGGGGTAAAGGGACCGAATCCGGTGGTGGAGACAGGGTCCGTGGAAAAGGAAATGATGGTGATGGTCCGCCCGTGGAAGTTGTTGCGACAGACGATGATTTCGGCCTTGTCTTCGGGAACGTTCTTGACCTGATATCCCCATTTGCGCACGGCCTTTATGGCGGTTTCCACGGCCTCGGCCCCGGAGTTCATGGGCAGCACCTTGTGGGAGTTGGTCAGGTCGCACAACTCCTTGTAGAGCGGTCCGAGCTGGTCGTTGCGGAACGCGCGGGATGTCAGGGTGAGTTTCTTGGCCTGTTCGACCATGGCTTCCATGATCTTCGGATTGCAGTGGCCCTGATTCACGGCTGAATAGGCGGACAGGCAGTCCATGTATTTCTTGCCGTTTACGTCCCAGACCCAGATGCCGCTGCCGCGCTCGATGACCACGTCCAGAGGCTTGTAGTTGTGCGCACCGAATTCATCTTCAAGCAGGATATATTGATCCGATTTCATGACTTCCTTCTTTGGTGAGTTGTGGTTTCTTCGGCCCCGGTGAGAGGTTTTAGGGATTCAAGGTACCCTCCATTTGTCGTGGCTTCAAGTCACAACGGATAATAATTGGTGTTTATGGGGAAAAAAGGTAAATGCCTTGCGAAGGGTATTATGGTTGTACCTTTGGGAGCGAGCACATGACTTCTGACCAAGCCGAAGGACGGGCAAATAGCCGGGGCCAGGACGACTCCCGATCGAATCGGGAGGAGTTATCCATTGATGCAGGCTGTTTCCAGGGGCTGTGCAATGTCCTTGGCGACGGCATTGTCCATGCCGACAGGAACGGGAAGATCATCCAGGTGAACCCCGCATTCTGTTCCATGCTCGGCTATGATTGGGATGAGCTGGTGGGCAGCTCCATATTCGATTTCACCCCTGAAGAGACCCGCGAATCCCAGGCGCTGAGAGTCGGGGCGTTTATGGAGTCCGGGGAAAACTCCATCGAATTCGAGCAGATTCTCATCCACAATGGCGGGCAGAGTTTGTACGTCAGGGTCAACTGCTGGCTGCAGCGGGGTGACCAGGGGGATATTCAGGGTGTCTGGTGCGTGTTCCGCGACATGACGGATCAACGGTCGGCCGAAGACCGTGCGGACCGCAATCTCGAAAAGTATCGTTTTCTGGCGGAGAATTC
It encodes the following:
- a CDS encoding cytochrome ubiquinol oxidase subunit I, producing MEYPIWQLTTLGGGFWIALIATVHVYVAHFAVGGGLFLVLTEQAAYRTNNIHLLEYARKHTRFFLLLTMAFGAVSGVAIWLTIALLAPQATVTLIHQFVFGWAAEWVCFLGEIVALIIYYYTWDTMNRRDHVIVGWLYFGFGWLSLFLINGIIGFMLTPGDWLTTKDFWDGFFNPSFWPSLVFRSFFSAACAGLFGFVTATRIKDADTRMLTVRACSAWTVLGVLAVIASGWWYVAAMPPGQYEMIAFKSNRVAGFMQYFWVFSLATVIGGLLLAIKAPRRISFPLALVVLLAGQGLFGSFEFIREAGRKPYLIWDTIYSSSILKAHVPVINQKGVIASAKWAPPELARGVTEENRVLAGEFLFQLECASCHSIHGPMNEITKRTAQYDTGGMDAFLTGMGKLNKYMPPFVGTDAERMILAQYIAVTLNGNAPVSQAEAPEMSDSAPAPFDTDTSKYTLVAWCAQGMSFFSQNDKWTLLPSNNTIRAQLVLRDPLPEKILEGVEIAYSIEPDQDDPSLTGTLALNEDGGRYEAKVSIPPYAGGEFNPLPIVTLTARDNDGNVLTTAKLVVSSSDQMGCRNCHSGEWNQSGSGVTSATVENILAAHDRMNSTRLAQSTDVVECITCHDDPIQGVEGNNDKPNLSAAIHGVHAIYMAGREAEGSCLKCHPESSLRGQHEAIGFTCTDCHGMIEDLAISLLKSEQEQGVPGAGRIMARLTPRTATNKESINPRQPWLNEPDCLTCHVDFGPPETDSAFNTWTEGADQLFAARRDDMDAMHCGACHGSPHAIYPATTRDNIMPLQYMDEAQTLGANGNCTVCHVDPMDTPVHHPGMGLE
- the rocD gene encoding ornithine--oxo-acid transaminase, producing MKSDQYILLEDEFGAHNYKPLDVVIERGSGIWVWDVNGKKYMDCLSAYSAVNQGHCNPKIMEAMVEQAKKLTLTSRAFRNDQLGPLYKELCDLTNSHKVLPMNSGAEAVETAIKAVRKWGYQVKNVPEDKAEIIVCRNNFHGRTITIISFSTDPVSTTGFGPFTPGFKVVDFGDAKALENAINENTVAFLVEPIQGEAGVIIPPRGYLKDVRRICDQAGIVLIFDEIQTGLGRTGKMLAEEHEGVEADLTLIGKALSGGFYPVSAVLSNTEVLGVLKPGEHGSTFGGNPLACAVARAALKVLKDDNLIDNARDMGAYFMDGLKRIDNPKIKEVRGRGLLIGLEFHKDAGGARQYCEKLKEAGLLCKETHETIIRFAPPLVITKEDIDWALERITPILSQ